Proteins found in one Camelus bactrianus isolate YW-2024 breed Bactrian camel chromosome X, ASM4877302v1, whole genome shotgun sequence genomic segment:
- the MPC1L gene encoding mitochondrial pyruvate carrier 1-like protein, translating to MMEAVAALWRRAVATMKTKEFRDYLTSTHFWGPVANWGLPLAALNDMRAPPDIISGRMTTALIFYSLASMRFAYRVQPRNLLLMACHGTNVVVQSMQAGRYLIYHYGSGATAATVNTATAATVCAPSTNFITTAADDSG from the coding sequence ATGATGGAGGCGGTGGCAGCACTGTGGCGGAGGGCAGTGGCGACCATGAAGACGAAGGAGTTCCGGGATTACCTGACCAGCACGCACTTCTGGGGTCCCGTGGCCAACTGGGGCCTCCCACTGGCCGCCTTAAATGACATGAGGGCACCGCCGGACATCATCAGCGGCCGCATGACGACAGCGCTCATCTTCTACTCTCTGGCCTCCATGCGCTTCGCTTACCGCGTACAGCCTCGCAACTTGCTGCTGATGGCATGTCACGGCACCAACGTGGTGGTGCAGAGTATGCAGGCAGGCCGCTACCTGATCTATCACTACGGCAGCGGAGCCACGGCGGCCACTGTTAACACCGCCACCGCTGCCACCGTCTGTGCACCCTCTACCAACTTTATCACCACTGCAGCTGACGACTCTGGCTAA